One genomic window of Luteitalea pratensis includes the following:
- a CDS encoding alpha/beta hydrolase: MTKTLLLRAAALALCVFTGSSLVLALQGLPQAAPATQPPPARDMNAHYTLGPDSLEREGVPKGVLRGPFVLPDSKAYPGTQHTYWVHVPAQYDPAVDADLMIFQDGQAFIDMAGSARAPNVLDNLIYRRELPVMITVFINPGRTPEQPEPNPSQWGDQTTNRPTEYNELDDRYARVIVNELLPALAKDYNITKDPARRGIGGTSSGAIAAFTVAWQRPDQFRKVLSIVGSYTNIRGGDAYPDIIRKSDTKPLRIFLNDGRNDNRGVGRDGQYNARRDWFLQNVRMAEALTEKGYDLNYIWGINTHGQRMGGTMLPEMLRWLWRDHPVSADPMNAVERSFREPVPR; encoded by the coding sequence ATGACCAAGACGCTCCTGCTCCGGGCGGCCGCGCTGGCCCTCTGTGTGTTCACCGGTTCGTCGCTCGTGCTCGCCCTGCAAGGGCTGCCGCAGGCCGCTCCCGCGACGCAGCCGCCACCGGCTCGCGACATGAACGCGCACTACACGCTCGGTCCGGACTCGCTCGAGCGAGAGGGCGTGCCGAAGGGCGTGCTGCGTGGCCCGTTCGTCCTCCCCGACAGCAAGGCCTATCCAGGGACGCAGCACACCTATTGGGTCCACGTGCCCGCTCAGTACGATCCGGCTGTCGACGCGGACCTGATGATCTTCCAGGACGGCCAGGCGTTCATCGACATGGCCGGCTCGGCCCGGGCGCCGAACGTCCTCGACAACCTGATCTACCGTCGCGAACTGCCGGTGATGATCACTGTCTTCATCAATCCCGGCCGAACGCCTGAACAGCCTGAGCCCAACCCTTCGCAGTGGGGCGACCAGACGACGAACCGGCCGACCGAATACAACGAACTCGACGACCGGTACGCGCGAGTCATCGTCAACGAGCTGTTGCCGGCGCTCGCCAAGGACTACAACATCACGAAGGACCCGGCGCGGCGGGGCATCGGCGGCACCAGCAGCGGCGCCATCGCCGCCTTCACGGTGGCGTGGCAGCGCCCCGACCAGTTTCGGAAAGTCCTGAGCATCGTCGGCAGCTACACGAACATCCGTGGTGGCGACGCGTATCCGGACATCATCAGGAAGAGCGACACGAAACCCTTACGGATCTTCCTCAACGACGGACGCAACGACAACCGCGGCGTCGGACGGGACGGCCAGTACAATGCGCGCCGTGACTGGTTCCTGCAGAACGTCCGCATGGCGGAGGCGTTGACCGAGAAGGGCTACGACCTCAACTACATCTGGGGCATCAACACGCACGGTCAGCGCATGGGCGGCACGATGCTGCCCGAGATGCTGCGCTGGCTCTGGCGCGATCATCCGGTGTCGGCCGACCCGATGAACGCGGTGGAGCGCTCGTTCCGCGAACCAGTACCGCGGTAA
- a CDS encoding CotH kinase family protein, which produces MAVLVLVFGTATGASGADEPTSAAVFDDTTVHEIRLAMHSGDWSQLQAHYLENTFYPADVTWNGYTVRNAGVRSRGSGSRDARKPGLRITFDEYVDDQTFAGLKGLVLDNFRQDPGMMKEALSMALFARMGLAAPRVSHARVYVNDDYLGLFAVIEPIDKRFLRRTLGEDGGYLYEFEWAGAYHFEWLGDDPLRYAEMFDSETRENETPAQRFSTLVQMITATTRESTSSWERTMGRYFDFERLFAYLAVENFLSDHDGLTGDWGINNFYLYRFAASDRFQFLPWDKDVNFREIDRDVNESLDANFLFATAMEFRDLRDAYIQALRKCAAIATQADASGQGWLEREVGRHANQIRGAAHTDEKKAWSNERFEQEVAWMSSFARQRSGQVERQVGR; this is translated from the coding sequence ATGGCCGTGCTCGTTCTCGTGTTCGGCACAGCGACGGGTGCGAGCGGGGCGGACGAACCGACATCCGCCGCCGTGTTCGACGACACCACGGTTCATGAAATCCGGCTCGCCATGCACAGCGGCGACTGGAGCCAACTGCAGGCGCACTATCTCGAGAACACCTTCTATCCCGCCGACGTCACGTGGAACGGTTACACCGTCCGCAACGCCGGTGTGCGGTCGCGCGGCTCTGGCAGTCGCGACGCACGCAAGCCAGGACTACGCATCACCTTCGACGAGTATGTCGACGACCAGACGTTTGCGGGGTTGAAGGGCCTCGTCCTGGACAATTTCCGCCAGGACCCCGGCATGATGAAGGAGGCCCTGTCGATGGCCCTCTTCGCCCGCATGGGCCTGGCCGCGCCGCGGGTGAGCCACGCCCGCGTCTACGTCAACGACGACTACCTGGGCCTCTTTGCCGTGATCGAACCCATCGACAAGCGGTTCCTGCGGCGCACCCTCGGCGAGGATGGGGGCTATCTCTACGAGTTCGAGTGGGCTGGGGCGTATCACTTCGAGTGGCTCGGTGACGACCCGTTGCGCTACGCCGAGATGTTCGACTCCGAAACTCGCGAGAACGAGACACCTGCCCAGCGCTTCTCGACACTCGTGCAGATGATCACGGCGACGACCCGCGAGTCCACCAGCTCATGGGAACGGACCATGGGCCGGTACTTCGACTTCGAGCGGCTCTTTGCCTACCTCGCCGTCGAGAATTTTCTCTCGGATCACGACGGTCTCACCGGCGACTGGGGCATCAACAATTTCTACCTCTATCGATTCGCGGCCAGCGATCGCTTCCAGTTCCTGCCCTGGGACAAGGACGTGAACTTCCGGGAAATCGACCGTGACGTCAACGAATCGCTCGACGCCAACTTTCTCTTCGCGACGGCGATGGAGTTCCGCGACCTGCGCGACGCGTACATCCAGGCGCTGCGCAAATGTGCCGCGATCGCGACCCAGGCCGATGCCAGCGGGCAAGGTTGGCTCGAACGCGAGGTCGGCCGCCACGCGAACCAGATTCGCGGCGCCGCACATACCGACGAGAAGAAGGCATGGTCGAACGAGCGCTTCGAACAGGAGGTCGCCTGGATGTCGAGTTTCGCGCGCCAGCGCAGCGGACAGGTCGAGCGACAGGTGGGGCGCTAG
- a CDS encoding 3-keto-disaccharide hydrolase has translation MLTPLLWCATCLLAGIPVDAVQGERAASLFDGRTFAGWEGDTARMWRVEDGALVGGSLTETVPKNDFLCTTKRYANFILRLQFKLVGTGFVNAGVQFRSERLREPAHEMAGYQADLGEKFWGSLYDESRRNRVLLGPDQAQMATLVKADDWNDYEIRAEGRRIRLTLNGRQTVDYSEDDPAIPLSGLIALQIHGGGKAQVSYRHITIVELP, from the coding sequence ATGCTCACGCCTCTGCTCTGGTGCGCCACCTGCCTGCTGGCCGGCATCCCTGTCGACGCGGTGCAAGGCGAGCGGGCTGCGTCGCTCTTCGACGGGCGGACGTTTGCGGGATGGGAAGGCGACACGGCACGCATGTGGCGCGTCGAAGACGGCGCACTCGTCGGCGGGTCGCTCACCGAGACAGTCCCGAAGAACGACTTCCTCTGCACCACGAAACGCTACGCCAACTTCATCCTGCGCCTGCAGTTCAAGCTGGTCGGCACCGGGTTCGTGAACGCCGGCGTGCAATTCCGCAGCGAGCGCCTGCGCGAGCCGGCCCACGAAATGGCCGGCTACCAGGCGGACCTCGGCGAGAAGTTCTGGGGCAGCCTGTACGACGAGTCGCGACGCAATCGTGTCCTGCTGGGGCCAGACCAGGCGCAGATGGCGACGCTCGTGAAGGCGGACGATTGGAACGACTACGAGATCCGCGCCGAGGGACGCCGAATTCGCCTCACGCTCAACGGGCGCCAGACGGTGGACTACAGCGAAGACGACCCCGCCATTCCACTCTCCGGGCTGATCGCCTTGCAGATCCATGGCGGCGGGAAGGCGCAGGTCTCCTACCGCCACATCACCATCGTCGAACTGCCCTGA
- a CDS encoding S41 family peptidase produces MSTLSFDAVLGFSEQARRTREVIESKYSSGPLRPYVNDRIHFGMLDGAIGYMRILAFSEYTKDGSFEKEASALEAALDDIFKGAEGMRGLIIDVRVNTGGADPLCLAIASRLSGARYLAYSKVTRSNPSGPLRFTEAQQIWVEPAARPGYRGNVALLIGPEALSGGETFPMALMGRMPSVTFVGENTQGVFSDVWGRRLPNGWTFGLPTELYLTVKGESFDGAGVPPAIRVPVFPRSDLESRRDGALERAIEVLGRPGGPRQD; encoded by the coding sequence ATGAGTACGCTCTCATTCGACGCGGTCCTCGGGTTCAGTGAGCAGGCCCGGCGAACCAGGGAGGTCATCGAGTCGAAGTACTCCAGTGGCCCCCTGCGGCCCTACGTGAACGATCGGATTCACTTTGGCATGCTCGACGGGGCGATCGGCTACATGCGCATCCTGGCCTTCAGTGAGTACACGAAGGATGGAAGCTTCGAGAAAGAAGCGAGCGCCCTGGAGGCCGCGCTCGACGATATTTTCAAGGGCGCCGAGGGAATGAGGGGGCTCATCATCGACGTACGGGTGAACACGGGCGGAGCCGATCCTTTGTGCCTGGCCATTGCATCTCGACTGAGCGGCGCAAGGTACCTCGCCTACTCGAAAGTGACTCGGAGCAATCCGAGCGGACCATTGAGGTTCACCGAGGCGCAACAGATCTGGGTCGAGCCTGCCGCGCGCCCGGGCTATCGCGGCAACGTCGCCCTGTTGATCGGACCGGAGGCGCTCAGCGGCGGTGAGACGTTCCCGATGGCTCTCATGGGGAGAATGCCTTCGGTGACGTTCGTCGGCGAAAACACCCAGGGTGTCTTTTCGGACGTATGGGGGCGGAGGCTCCCCAACGGATGGACCTTCGGATTACCGACCGAGTTGTACCTCACGGTGAAAGGCGAGTCCTTTGATGGCGCCGGCGTGCCGCCGGCGATTCGGGTACCGGTCTTTCCCAGGAGCGATCTGGAGAGCCGTCGCGATGGGGCCCTCGAGCGGGCTATCGAAGTGCTCGGACGGCCAGGCGGACCTCGGCAAGACTAG
- a CDS encoding SDR family NAD(P)-dependent oxidoreductase, with product MPLSVRPRFARHFHAHGWNVIATMRTPRHDILPRSERLRILALDVTRPESIADAIEASGAVDVLVNNAGIGLVGVFEATPMATVREVFETNTFGVMAMTQAVLPQFRARRSGVVVNVTSSVTLAPMPLAAAYTASKTAIEGFTGSLAHELDAFDVRVKLVEPGYGPTTRFASNVGSRMDDLFPGAYADFAKPILASSQVTTVTTESDVAEVVFRAANDRSGQLRFAAGPDAVALAQAALGKSA from the coding sequence ATGCCGTTGAGCGTGCGCCCGAGATTTGCGCGCCACTTTCACGCGCACGGCTGGAACGTCATCGCCACGATGCGCACGCCACGCCACGACATCCTGCCGCGATCGGAGCGACTGCGCATTCTGGCGCTGGACGTGACCAGGCCCGAGAGCATCGCTGACGCCATCGAGGCGTCCGGAGCCGTCGACGTCCTCGTCAACAACGCCGGTATCGGGCTCGTTGGCGTGTTCGAGGCCACGCCGATGGCGACGGTGCGCGAGGTGTTCGAGACCAACACCTTCGGCGTGATGGCAATGACGCAGGCGGTGCTGCCTCAGTTCCGCGCGCGACGATCGGGTGTGGTCGTGAACGTGACGTCGAGCGTGACGCTGGCGCCGATGCCCCTGGCGGCCGCGTACACCGCGAGCAAGACGGCGATCGAGGGGTTTACGGGATCACTCGCGCATGAGCTCGACGCGTTCGACGTTCGAGTCAAGCTGGTGGAACCTGGCTACGGCCCGACCACTCGCTTTGCGAGCAACGTGGGCTCGCGCATGGACGACCTGTTTCCCGGCGCCTACGCCGATTTCGCGAAGCCGATCCTCGCGTCTTCGCAGGTGACCACGGTGACGACCGAATCCGACGTGGCGGAGGTGGTATTCCGGGCCGCCAACGATCGATCAGGGCAGCTGCGATTTGCAGCAGGTCCTGACGCAGTCGCATTGGCGCAAGCGGCGCTCGGCAAGAGCGCCTGA
- a CDS encoding alpha/beta fold hydrolase has product MRQEVYELHALLDATKETSPYVMVGQSIGGLLVRLYADAYPGDVAGVVLVDPTHESGILGSGRYGGMVRLREKATGRPVPAPRLSQTDGSPRDPDVDYMAEEFQAMFLARQRVTQALGQRPLIVLAAGKRSAPPPGVSQEQWTAIRDERDELVRDLAGLSANSRFVRVDESGHAIHRDNPAVVAQAIRDVRDAAVSGSRLAPAPR; this is encoded by the coding sequence ATGCGACAAGAGGTGTACGAACTTCACGCCCTTCTGGACGCCACGAAGGAAACATCTCCCTACGTGATGGTCGGTCAGTCGATTGGCGGCCTGCTCGTCCGACTGTATGCAGATGCGTACCCTGGCGACGTCGCGGGAGTGGTGCTCGTCGATCCCACGCACGAGAGCGGGATTCTTGGCAGCGGGCGCTACGGTGGCATGGTACGGCTGCGGGAGAAGGCCACCGGGCGGCCCGTTCCCGCGCCACGGCTCTCGCAGACTGATGGGTCACCCCGCGATCCGGACGTGGACTACATGGCCGAGGAGTTCCAGGCCATGTTCCTGGCGCGACAGCGAGTCACGCAGGCACTCGGGCAGCGGCCCCTGATCGTGCTCGCCGCGGGAAAGCGCTCGGCCCCGCCGCCCGGTGTCTCGCAGGAGCAATGGACCGCGATCAGGGACGAGAGGGACGAGTTGGTCCGGGATCTTGCGGGCTTGTCGGCCAACTCGAGGTTCGTTCGCGTCGACGAGAGCGGGCATGCGATCCATCGCGACAACCCGGCAGTGGTCGCGCAGGCGATCAGGGACGTCCGCGACGCAGCGGTCAGCGGTTCGCGCCTGGCGCCGGCTCCGCGCTGA
- a CDS encoding TetR/AcrR family transcriptional regulator: MSATKAGRPRRKRAGQYHHGDLRRALIEQALRTIDAAGADRLTLRGVGAALGVSRTALYRHFADKEALLAAVAREGFRLLREALLEAWERDGRGAAGFEAMGVAYLRFAIDHPSHYRVMFGRFVESGERDADLEAEAESAFGALVDALTALQRDGLARADDPLLQARFVWSVTHGIAMLVIDGRLRGCDEDAAALNRYTAERLRQALSAEPAPGANR, from the coding sequence ATGAGTGCGACGAAGGCGGGACGGCCGCGCCGCAAGCGGGCCGGGCAGTACCATCACGGCGACCTGCGCCGGGCGCTGATCGAGCAGGCGCTGCGGACGATCGACGCGGCCGGTGCCGACCGATTGACGCTGCGTGGCGTCGGTGCGGCACTGGGAGTGTCGCGCACGGCGCTGTACCGCCACTTCGCCGACAAGGAAGCCCTGCTTGCCGCCGTGGCGCGCGAGGGCTTTCGCCTGCTGCGGGAGGCGCTGCTCGAGGCGTGGGAGCGGGACGGGCGCGGCGCCGCAGGGTTCGAGGCGATGGGCGTCGCGTACCTGCGCTTCGCGATCGATCATCCTTCGCATTACCGCGTGATGTTCGGGCGGTTCGTCGAATCCGGCGAGCGCGATGCCGATCTCGAAGCGGAAGCGGAATCGGCATTCGGGGCGCTCGTCGATGCGCTCACTGCGTTGCAGCGCGACGGCCTCGCGCGCGCCGACGATCCGCTCCTGCAGGCGCGATTCGTATGGTCGGTGACGCACGGCATCGCGATGCTCGTGATCGACGGACGGTTGCGCGGCTGCGACGAGGACGCGGCGGCGCTGAATCGTTATACCGCCGAGCGCCTCCGGCAGGCTCTCAGCGCGGAGCCGGCGCCAGGCGCGAACCGCTGA